Proteins from one Primulina huaijiensis isolate GDHJ02 chromosome 18, ASM1229523v2, whole genome shotgun sequence genomic window:
- the LOC140963903 gene encoding uncharacterized protein, with translation MAASSYHPQSERNNQRRSAGVHQDCQDDNPFYVQNEAPVNQVGLHNRPRNDPYSNTYNPGWRQHPNFSWGGQNSQNRPQGGQPYGKQPMYRSDPPREEKSNLDQMMSKFISSTETRLQNQDGSIKGLEIQIGQLAKMIASREPGTLPSNTETKPKERVKAIELKSGKVLETREKEKTQTLDEHTATSKGKSSNTTPTPTAQPKIVIPPPFPAALKKAKLDAQFALCDLGASINLMPFSVFRKLGLGEPKPTRMSLQPADRSVKYPRGVIEDVLVKVDKFIFHADFVVLDMEEDMEMPLILGRPFLATGKALLDVQEGKLRLRVGEEEITFDVFNALKHTLHSDSCYRIDAFDALVSNYVQDVFRDPLEATLTTELREDKLDAEKAEIVAYLNANQPWKRPIRMRLEDL, from the exons ATGGCTGCTAGCAGTTATCATCCTCAATCTGAAAGGAACAACCAGCGGAGAAGTGCAGGAGTTCATCAG GACTGTCAAGATGACAATCCATTTTATGTGCAAAACGAGGCACCGGTCAATCAAGTAGGACTCCACAACCGTCCGAGGAATGACCCTTATTCGAATACATACAATCCTGGATGGAGGCAACATcccaacttctcatggggtggCCAAAACAGTCAGAATCGACCACAGGGAGGACAACCATATGGAAAACAACCGATGTACAGATCTGATCCTCCTAGAGAAGAAAAGTCCAACCTGGATCAAATGATGTCTAAGTTTATTTCATCCACTGAAACTAGACTTCAAAACCAAGATGGATCGATAAAAGGACTCGAGATTCAAATTGGACAGTTGGCCAAGATGATAGCAAGTAGAGAGCCGGGCACCTTGCCAAGTAACACAGAAACAAAGCCAAAAGAGCGAGTGAAGGCCATCGAGTTGAAGAGTGGGAAAGTTTTAGAGACCAGAGAAAAAGAGAAAACTCAAACATTGGATGAGCATACTGCGACATCTAAAGGTAAGTCTTCTAACACTACACCAACACCCACTGCACAACCTAAAATTGTTATACCTCCTCCGTTTCCTGCGGCATTAAAAAAAGCCAAACTGGATGCGCAATTCG cgttatgtgatcttggtgcaagtatTAACCTAATGCCTTTTTCTGTGTTTAGGAAACTTGGATTGGGGGAACCTAAGCCAACGAGGATGTCTTTACAGCCGGCAGACAGATCTGTCAAGTATCCACGGGGAGTTATTGAGGATGTGCTAGTGAAAGTGGATAAGTTTATTTTTCATGCTGATTTCGTGGTGCTCGATATGGAGGAGGATATGGAGATGCCCTTGATTTTGGGGAGACCATTCCTTGCAACTGGCAAGGCCCTGCTTGATGTTCAAGAAGGGAAGTTGAGATTGAGAGTAGGGGAGGAAGAGATTACATTTGATGTTTTTAATGCACTTAAGCATACACTGCATTCTGATAGCTGTTATAGAATTGATGCTTTTGATGCTCTTGTGTCTAACTATGTGCAGGATGTTTTTAGGGACCCTTTGGAAGCCACTCTCACTACTGAATTGAGAGAAGACAAATTGGATGCAGAGAAAGCTGAAATAGTGGCATACCTAAATGCCAACCAGCCATGGAAGAGGCCAATAAGGATGAGATTAGAGGACTTGTGA